One genomic window of Odocoileus virginianus isolate 20LAN1187 ecotype Illinois chromosome 8, Ovbor_1.2, whole genome shotgun sequence includes the following:
- the RAP2A gene encoding ras-related protein Rap-2a isoform X2 encodes MREYKVVVLGSGGVGKSALTVQFVTGTFIEKYDPTIEDFYRKEIEVDSSPSVLEILDTAGTEQFASMRDLYIKNGQGFILVYSLVNQQSFQDIKPMRDQIIRVKRIILILLNLKFECFVSQLKFGIPQAQLFVSWMLLVALVQNPQSKESLNLAEGRGAG; translated from the exons ATGCGCGAGTACAAAGTGGTGGTGCTGGGCTCGGGCGGGGTCGGCAAATCCGCCCTGACCGTGCAGTTCGTGACCGGCACCTTCATCGAGAAATACGACCCCACCATCGAGGACTTCTACCGCAAGGAGATCGAGGTGGACTCGTCGCCGTCGGTTCTGGAGATCCTGGACACGGCGGGCACCGAGCAGTTCGCGTCCATGCGGGACCTGTACATCAAGAACGGCCAGGGCTTCATCCTCGTCTACAGCCTCGTCAACCAGCAGAGCTTCCAGGACATCAAGCCCATGCGGGACCAGATCATCCGAGTAAAGCG catCATCCTCATCCTCTTGAATCTCAAATTTGAGTGCTTTGTTTCACAACTCAAATTTGGCATCCCACAAGCCCAGCTCTTTGTCTCTTGGATGTTACTAGTAGCGCTTGTGCAGAACCCCCAAAGCAAAGAAAGTTTAAATCTcgcagaggggagaggggcggGTTGA